From the genome of Kaistella daneshvariae, one region includes:
- the uvrA gene encoding excinuclease ABC subunit UvrA, which yields MIAPADIDIKKFLFVKNAHLNNLKHIDVLIPKNKLVVITGVSGSGKSSLAFDTIYAEGQRRYVESLSSYARQFLGKLEKPKVDDIKGLAPSIAIQQKVISSNPRSTVGTSTEVYDYLKLLFARVGRTFSPVSGNEVKKDSVTDVINFIEKNENQTFLLRSPLHFEVSKFPEQVNTLKLSGFTRLELNGNVAGIEDLESFGFVPEKDMEIQLVLDRFSYENDESFLQRLADSIQMAFYEGHGYCSLKNIETGKITEFSNKFELDGMEFMEPNVHFFSFNNPYGACPECEGYGKVIGIDEDLVIPNKNLSIFEDAVACWKGESMSEWKRNFIKTAKDFPVHKPYHQLTKEQKTYLWKGDNTRSFPSINSFFKMLEENLYKIQYRVMISRYRGKTLCPTCEGLRLREETKWVKIDGHNIQSMIELPLDEFLPLIKSIKLNKYDAEIAKRLLYEITTRLEFLDKVGLGYLTINRTSNTLSGGESQRINLATSLGSSLVGSIYILDEPSIGLHSRDTENLIEVLKNLRDLGNTVIVVEHDEDVMKAADYIIDIGPEAGFLGGELVFSGDFKQLESADTLTSEYLTGRLEIKVPEKRRKPKEWIHIKGARQNNLKNIDVDIPLECLAVITGVSGSGKSTLMKEILTTDIQIQLGMGGKKGDYDSVEFPPKLIKNIELIDQNPIGKSSRSNPVTYLKAYDDIRDLFSKQKFAKMQGLMPKHFSFNVDGGRCEECKGEGVITVSMQFMADIDLECETCHGTRFKNEILEVKFDEKNISDVLHMTVDEALEFFTDNDQHKIVTKLKPLQEVGLGYLQLGQSSSTLSGGEAQRVKLASFLVKGVTNEKTLFIFDEPSTGLHFHDINKLLKSLQALIELGHSVIVIEHQPDIIKTADYIIDIGPEAGKYGGEIVFAGTPEDLVKNKQSFTGKYLLEKLQ from the coding sequence ATGATTGCACCTGCAGATATCGATATAAAAAAATTCCTGTTCGTAAAGAACGCACACCTTAACAATCTGAAACACATTGATGTTCTGATTCCGAAAAACAAACTCGTGGTGATAACGGGCGTTTCCGGAAGCGGAAAATCTTCATTGGCTTTTGATACCATTTACGCCGAAGGACAGCGCCGCTACGTAGAAAGTTTGAGCTCTTACGCGCGCCAGTTTTTGGGGAAACTAGAAAAGCCAAAAGTGGATGATATTAAAGGTTTGGCGCCTTCCATCGCGATTCAGCAAAAAGTAATTTCCAGCAACCCGCGCTCTACGGTCGGTACTTCCACGGAAGTTTATGATTATTTGAAATTGCTTTTCGCCCGTGTCGGCCGAACGTTTTCGCCGGTTTCGGGTAACGAGGTTAAAAAAGATTCGGTTACGGATGTCATTAATTTCATTGAAAAAAATGAAAACCAAACTTTTCTGCTAAGATCACCTTTGCACTTTGAAGTTTCTAAGTTCCCAGAACAAGTGAACACGCTGAAGCTTTCCGGCTTTACAAGACTTGAATTGAACGGAAATGTAGCCGGAATTGAAGATTTGGAAAGCTTCGGTTTCGTTCCGGAAAAAGACATGGAAATTCAGCTCGTGCTGGATCGGTTCAGCTATGAAAACGATGAAAGTTTTCTTCAAAGGCTCGCAGACTCTATTCAAATGGCTTTTTACGAAGGCCACGGCTACTGTTCTTTGAAAAATATTGAAACAGGAAAAATCACCGAGTTTTCAAATAAATTCGAGCTTGACGGCATGGAATTTATGGAGCCAAACGTGCATTTTTTCAGCTTTAACAATCCTTATGGCGCTTGCCCGGAATGTGAAGGTTACGGAAAAGTCATTGGCATTGATGAGGATTTGGTGATTCCGAATAAAAACCTTTCCATTTTCGAAGATGCGGTGGCGTGCTGGAAAGGTGAAAGCATGAGCGAATGGAAACGAAATTTCATTAAAACCGCGAAAGATTTTCCGGTTCATAAACCGTATCACCAGCTGACAAAAGAGCAGAAAACATATTTATGGAAAGGCGACAACACGCGCAGTTTTCCATCGATCAACAGTTTCTTTAAAATGCTGGAGGAAAACCTCTATAAAATTCAGTATCGCGTGATGATTTCGCGCTACCGGGGCAAAACGCTGTGCCCAACCTGTGAAGGCTTGCGTTTGCGCGAAGAAACAAAATGGGTGAAAATTGATGGTCATAACATCCAATCGATGATTGAATTGCCGCTGGATGAATTTTTACCGTTGATAAAATCCATAAAACTTAACAAATACGACGCGGAAATTGCGAAAAGACTGTTGTATGAAATTACTACGCGTCTCGAATTTCTGGATAAAGTTGGTTTGGGCTATCTCACCATTAACCGTACTTCGAACACGCTATCCGGTGGTGAAAGTCAAAGAATTAATCTGGCAACTTCGCTCGGAAGTTCGCTCGTTGGCTCGATCTATATTTTGGATGAACCTTCGATCGGTTTACATTCGCGCGACACCGAAAATCTCATTGAAGTGCTGAAAAATTTGCGTGATTTGGGCAACACCGTGATTGTGGTGGAACATGATGAAGATGTGATGAAAGCTGCTGATTACATTATCGACATCGGGCCGGAAGCGGGCTTTTTAGGCGGTGAGCTGGTATTTTCCGGAGATTTCAAGCAGCTTGAAAGTGCTGATACATTAACCTCGGAATATCTGACCGGAAGACTGGAGATTAAAGTCCCGGAAAAACGACGCAAACCGAAAGAATGGATTCATATTAAAGGGGCACGTCAAAATAACCTTAAAAATATTGATGTAGATATTCCGTTGGAATGTCTGGCCGTGATTACGGGTGTTTCCGGCAGCGGAAAATCAACTTTAATGAAAGAAATCCTGACGACTGACATCCAGATTCAGCTCGGTATGGGCGGAAAAAAAGGCGATTATGATTCGGTGGAATTTCCCCCAAAACTCATTAAAAACATTGAATTAATAGACCAAAATCCGATTGGAAAATCTTCGCGCTCCAATCCGGTTACGTATTTAAAAGCGTACGACGACATTCGCGATTTGTTTTCAAAGCAAAAATTTGCTAAAATGCAGGGTTTAATGCCAAAACATTTTTCATTTAATGTAGACGGCGGCCGGTGTGAAGAATGCAAAGGAGAAGGCGTTATCACCGTATCGATGCAGTTTATGGCGGACATTGACCTGGAATGTGAAACATGCCACGGCACCCGCTTCAAGAATGAAATCCTGGAAGTAAAATTCGATGAAAAAAACATTTCAGATGTGCTTCACATGACGGTAGATGAAGCGCTGGAATTTTTCACCGATAATGATCAGCACAAAATCGTGACCAAATTAAAACCGTTGCAGGAAGTCGGTCTCGGTTATCTTCAGCTTGGACAAAGCTCTTCTACCCTTTCAGGCGGTGAAGCTCAGCGGGTGAAATTAGCTTCGTTTTTAGTAAAAGGAGTAACAAATGAGAAAACGCTTTTCATTTTTGATGAACCTTCTACAGGACTGCATTTTCACGACATCAACAAACTTTTGAAATCGCTGCAGGCTTTAATCGAGCTAGGACACTCGGTGATTGTGATTGAACATCAGCCGGACATCATCAAAACCGCTGATTATATCATTGATATCGGGCCGGAAGCGGGAAAATATGGCGGTGAAATTGTTTTTGCAGGCACGCCGGAAGATTTGGTGAAAAATAAGCAGTCTTTTACTGGAAAATACCTGCTTGAAAAACTGCAATAG
- a CDS encoding M28 family metallopeptidase, with protein sequence MKNSKYFILPLALALMQSCAVNMSYSGSPFKKSMSSITADELKTHLYVVAGDEMQGRDTGSEGQKKAGRYLIDQYQKLGISHPKSMTSFYQPLSSEALTGRRGTLPASENILAFIEGTEKPSEIIVISAHYDHVGMKNGEIYNGADDDGSGTVALLELAEAFQMAKEAGKGPKRSILFLHVTGEEHGLLGSKFYADNPIFPLANTVADLNIDMIGRCDAENCGKDYVYVIGSEMLSTELKKINEKANNETVKLELNYKYDDPNDKNRLYYRSDHYNFAKNGVPVAFYFDGIHEDYHKPSDTPDKIDYNALQKRAQLVFATAWELANRKDRIIVDKK encoded by the coding sequence ATGAAAAATTCTAAGTATTTTATTCTTCCTCTGGCTTTAGCGTTGATGCAAAGCTGTGCAGTGAATATGTCCTATTCGGGCTCGCCGTTTAAAAAGTCGATGAGCTCCATCACGGCTGATGAACTGAAAACGCATCTTTACGTGGTTGCCGGCGACGAAATGCAAGGCCGCGACACTGGGAGCGAAGGCCAGAAAAAAGCCGGACGTTACCTCATCGACCAATATCAGAAACTTGGAATTTCGCATCCAAAATCAATGACGTCTTTTTATCAGCCGCTTTCCAGCGAAGCTTTAACAGGGCGCCGCGGGACTTTACCTGCCTCCGAAAATATTTTGGCTTTTATCGAAGGAACTGAAAAACCTTCTGAAATAATCGTCATTTCCGCGCATTATGACCACGTCGGTATGAAAAACGGTGAGATTTATAACGGTGCTGATGACGATGGCAGCGGAACTGTAGCATTGCTGGAACTTGCGGAAGCTTTTCAAATGGCGAAAGAGGCCGGCAAAGGTCCGAAACGTTCCATTTTATTTCTGCATGTTACCGGTGAAGAACATGGATTGTTAGGTTCGAAATTTTATGCGGATAATCCGATTTTTCCTTTAGCGAACACGGTGGCAGATTTAAACATCGATATGATTGGCAGATGCGACGCGGAAAACTGTGGGAAAGATTACGTGTATGTTATCGGCTCTGAGATGTTGAGCACCGAGCTTAAAAAAATAAATGAAAAAGCCAATAATGAAACGGTAAAACTGGAACTGAATTACAAATACGACGATCCTAACGACAAGAACCGTTTGTATTACCGTTCGGACCATTATAATTTCGCGAAGAACGGCGTTCCAGTAGCGTTTTACTTTGACGGTATTCACGAAGATTACCACAAACCAAGCGACACGCCGGACAAAATCGATTATAACGCGTTGCAGAAGCGCGCGCAGCTGGTTTTTGCTACCGCCTGGGAATTGGCCAATAGAAAAGACAGAATCATAGTTGATAAAAAATAA
- a CDS encoding reprolysin-like metallopeptidase produces the protein MTKKLLSTLFICFILLLFGQNVPENALPGKIFPLDTREFAAQVSNANAAKGKMNLIIKLPLKDGRLETFTLSQNELTKNSNLSIKTFDGISKDGKNTLKLSFFGDKINAIIKSADGYFMLEPYQTKANEYRLYNMFDDLGGKVSCGIDQSLELKSEFAEIKKQASVLKLTSAPYFPYGNNLRKFRMAIATTGEFTQKFGSQDNALAEALNMLNLINLVYETELSVSFVAITETLNKTLIFPNPTTDPFTVSSTFASANNSQAGFTTINNNGTLPYSRYDIGHTFNIMDSSERTAQGQAGPNPCTPGSSARAWSQWTVSMPRGATANLIIHEMGHQFSAWHTYNAVGGTVGSETFCTNGWDSTSAVEPGSGTTIMSYANNCKVPVDQTNSGKNQLNYFNAKSLDQILYSLANYATCFTTSPTGNTPPSANAGADIVIPKNTPFKLKGIASDKEGNVLSYTWEQADVATASDKGAFGYNVVGVGGYTAVNSTTAPLFRSEQTLESTERTFPKITYIINNNNIPPDTDAESLPQVARNMKFRFTVRDNQIGGGGVDSDEMVVRVDASGPLRVTSQSTSTTTAANTAINVTWDVNNTQTIKDQVNILLSVDGGYTFPYVLKQNTPNDGSESVTIPNVPGTDKARIKVTALLAAGAEFFDVSAANFTITNAACSAQSTLISPTTTVNTTTGSAQADLNMTAPTVGNLGYFTSSAINVSTATVVRTRLVTYTNESMTTPKYLGSASSVLKRIRVTKTGQYTITNTGGFLIMSIYTQDPTSAVRTSAEALASFVTSNAYETTTANTYSAYNTLTVTLNEGVDYYITFNNFSSGDPAVVYNVSFTGDGSFYEVTDFASTSNSYTFIAVDANNKIVAQSPTADFRTLTGGTYTIYGLTYLKTEDPQTFVGKSKDEVLMNCALTSDNSRTLVLSCTAPAITQQPVSVTGNIGSKQTFTVIASGPATYQWYKDGVAIANQTGNTLTINSVQKTDEGSYYVVVSNATCSATSDTVKLTLANMGTVDPDQAEEFLLYPNPVKDVLNFKTAKPADRIEIYDMTGRLVNAQVLSSQSISVAKLQSGVYVVKILYKNETVNAQKIIKE, from the coding sequence ATGACAAAAAAATTACTCTCAACATTATTTATATGTTTTATACTGCTGCTTTTTGGCCAAAATGTGCCGGAAAATGCACTGCCCGGGAAAATTTTTCCCTTGGACACGCGGGAGTTTGCAGCCCAGGTAAGTAACGCCAATGCAGCGAAAGGTAAGATGAACCTCATCATCAAGTTGCCGCTGAAAGACGGTCGTTTGGAAACTTTTACGTTAAGCCAAAACGAGTTGACCAAAAACTCTAATCTTTCCATCAAAACTTTTGACGGAATTTCGAAAGATGGAAAAAACACTTTAAAACTTTCTTTTTTCGGTGATAAAATCAACGCCATTATAAAATCGGCTGACGGATATTTTATGCTCGAACCTTACCAAACCAAAGCCAACGAATACCGTTTATACAACATGTTTGATGACCTTGGGGGAAAAGTAAGCTGTGGCATCGACCAAAGTTTGGAACTGAAAAGCGAATTCGCCGAGATTAAAAAGCAGGCAAGCGTGTTGAAATTGACTTCCGCGCCTTATTTTCCTTATGGAAATAATTTAAGAAAATTCCGCATGGCCATTGCTACAACCGGAGAATTCACCCAGAAATTCGGAAGTCAGGACAATGCTTTAGCCGAAGCTTTGAATATGCTGAATCTTATCAATCTTGTTTACGAAACTGAACTGTCAGTGAGTTTTGTAGCGATTACAGAAACTTTAAACAAAACCCTAATCTTCCCGAATCCTACCACCGATCCGTTTACGGTAAGTTCCACGTTTGCAAGCGCCAACAATTCGCAGGCAGGTTTCACCACCATAAATAACAACGGTACTTTGCCGTATTCGCGATACGATATCGGGCACACGTTTAACATTATGGACAGTTCGGAAAGAACTGCGCAAGGTCAGGCCGGCCCAAATCCGTGTACGCCGGGATCAAGCGCGCGCGCCTGGAGCCAGTGGACGGTTTCTATGCCACGTGGTGCTACGGCAAACCTGATCATCCATGAAATGGGTCACCAGTTTTCGGCTTGGCACACTTATAATGCCGTTGGCGGAACGGTGGGTTCTGAAACTTTCTGTACGAATGGTTGGGACAGCACTTCCGCTGTTGAGCCGGGCTCTGGAACCACCATAATGAGTTACGCTAACAACTGTAAAGTGCCCGTGGATCAAACCAATTCCGGAAAAAACCAGCTGAACTATTTCAATGCTAAAAGTTTAGACCAAATCTTATATTCGTTAGCTAACTACGCGACCTGTTTTACCACTTCACCTACCGGAAATACACCACCAAGCGCCAATGCCGGAGCGGATATTGTAATTCCGAAAAATACTCCGTTTAAGCTGAAAGGTATCGCAAGTGACAAAGAAGGCAATGTGCTGAGTTATACCTGGGAACAGGCCGATGTTGCAACAGCTTCCGACAAAGGAGCTTTTGGTTATAATGTAGTTGGAGTGGGAGGTTACACCGCGGTTAACAGTACAACGGCACCGCTTTTCCGAAGTGAACAGACTTTGGAAAGCACGGAACGCACATTTCCGAAAATCACTTATATCATTAATAATAACAATATTCCGCCGGATACCGACGCTGAATCCTTGCCACAAGTGGCACGAAATATGAAATTCCGCTTTACGGTAAGAGACAACCAAATTGGTGGCGGTGGAGTGGATTCTGATGAAATGGTGGTTCGCGTAGATGCTTCCGGGCCACTAAGAGTAACGTCTCAAAGTACAAGTACAACTACGGCTGCGAATACCGCCATCAATGTGACCTGGGACGTCAATAATACGCAGACCATCAAAGACCAGGTAAATATATTGTTATCGGTAGATGGTGGCTATACTTTCCCTTACGTTTTGAAACAGAATACGCCAAACGACGGTTCGGAAAGCGTAACCATCCCGAATGTTCCCGGTACTGATAAAGCACGAATTAAAGTTACGGCTTTGCTCGCTGCCGGTGCAGAATTCTTTGATGTTTCAGCAGCTAATTTTACCATTACTAATGCGGCATGCAGCGCACAATCCACGCTTATCAGTCCAACCACCACGGTAAATACTACCACAGGAAGCGCCCAGGCCGATTTAAATATGACTGCGCCTACCGTAGGCAATTTGGGTTATTTTACCTCTTCCGCCATCAATGTTTCTACCGCAACAGTAGTACGCACGCGGTTGGTTACGTATACCAACGAAAGCATGACAACACCGAAATATCTGGGAAGCGCTTCATCTGTTTTGAAACGGATACGTGTTACAAAAACCGGCCAATATACCATTACCAATACCGGTGGCTTCCTGATTATGTCTATTTATACGCAAGACCCAACTTCTGCGGTACGAACCAGCGCAGAAGCATTGGCTAGTTTTGTGACTTCAAATGCTTACGAAACTACGACGGCGAATACCTATAGCGCATACAACACTTTAACCGTTACGCTAAATGAAGGTGTGGACTATTACATTACTTTCAATAATTTTTCAAGTGGTGACCCGGCTGTAGTTTATAATGTGTCTTTCACAGGCGATGGCTCATTCTATGAAGTAACTGATTTTGCGAGCACCAGCAACAGCTATACTTTCATCGCTGTTGATGCTAACAATAAAATTGTAGCGCAAAGCCCAACTGCAGATTTCAGAACTTTAACCGGTGGAACATACACCATTTATGGTTTAACTTACCTGAAAACCGAAGATCCGCAAACCTTTGTCGGGAAATCCAAAGACGAAGTTTTGATGAATTGTGCCTTAACAAGTGATAACAGCAGAACTTTAGTGTTAAGCTGTACTGCCCCAGCAATTACGCAACAACCTGTTTCGGTAACCGGTAACATCGGTTCCAAACAAACCTTTACGGTGATCGCGAGCGGGCCTGCAACTTACCAATGGTATAAAGACGGCGTTGCTATTGCAAACCAAACCGGCAATACGTTAACCATTAACAGTGTTCAGAAAACCGATGAAGGTTCATACTACGTTGTGGTATCCAACGCGACTTGTAGCGCAACTTCCGACACAGTAAAACTTACCCTTGCCAATATGGGAACCGTCGATCCGGACCAGGCCGAAGAATTTCTACTCTATCCGAATCCTGTTAAAGATGTTTTGAACTTCAAAACAGCGAAGCCGGCGGATCGTATTGAGATTTATGACATGACAGGCAGATTGGTAAATGCGCAGGTTTTGTCCTCTCAAAGCATTTCCGTTGCGAAGCTGCAAAGCGGAGTTTATGTGGTGAAAATTCTCTACAAAAACGAAACCGTCAATGCGCAAAAAATAATAAAAGAATAG